Genomic DNA from Hymenobacter jejuensis:
CATGCACGGATACGGGCTGCTCTCGACGTAGCGAATGGCCGAGTTGTAGCGGGCGCCGCGGGTGCTGGTGCCCCGGCCCGAAGCCTTGCCATCGAGAATGACGCCAATGGAATAGCAGTACGATTCGGGATCGACGAGCACGGCCCCGTCGATGGACGTGACCAGCCGCGTGATGAGCGGCGTAAGTGGAACGGGCTCAATCAGTGTGCATTGCAGTTTGAGCCGGTCGGCTTCGGCGAGGGCTTCCGTAGTCACCACCACCAAGGTGCCGTGGGGCTGGCGGCTGGCTTCCACCATCACGTCCCAGAGCCGCTCTACTTTGGCCGGGTCGGTGAGGTTGAAGGTAGTGCGCAGGTCCTTGCGGAATTTGGTCCGGTTGAGGCGCGCGCGCGACAAACTAGGTAGCCCGTACACAGCGCGCATCAATACCTTGCTATCGTGCTGAAACTCCCAGGCGTAGTGGTTGATGAAATTAACCACGAACAAGTCTTCCCGCGCCGGGTCGTAAGAGCCGATCTGGCGGCCGAGCGCATACACGTTTTCGCCATCAGCGAGCAAGCTCACGTCGGCCGTGGTCATTTCCAGCAGCTTGCGCACGGCGCGGTAATCGGTAAGCGGGGTAGGGCAGGTGAGGGCAAAAACTTCCTCCAGATTGGGGTGGCGGCGCCGGGCCAGTATCAGCTTGCCGACGCCCTCGGCGCCCTCGTAGCGCAACGACGAGATGGTGTTGCAGGTCGCAAACAGCTTGGCCGTGGCCGGGTCCATGCCCAGGGCCTGCGCCGGCGTATCCATAAACAGCTTGCCCGCCGCCCGGATGAGTTCGTCGGTTTCGCGGGGGCGCAGCATCAGGCCCGAACCCGGTTCGGGCTCCGTCAGGGATTTCATGCACTCCTCGTGAAAGCGTGCTGCCGCTGCCACCAACAGCGACGAGGCCAAGGGCTTGCCATTGGTGTAGTAGCGGTTGGGCTGAAGAGAATTATGGGCCTTCAGAACCTTCCGATAGAGGCGAAGCACCGTCACGACGTAATATGAACCAACCTGAATGGGCCAGCCTGCAAAAGAAAGAATCTTGCCTTTCGGGGCATCCAGCGTATCCAGAACCTCCTGCACGGCCAGGCGCAGCCCTAAGCTGTGCAAGCGACGGTGCAGTACCTCCTCCGGAATCTGGTCGCGGTCCCAAGTGGGCGTCCACAACTGCAAACGCTGCAATTCCTTGCCGCGGGCCAGCACGTTGCCGAAATGCGAAAAATCGAGGCCGCAGTCGGCTGGTTCGAGGCACACGGCCGGTGGCTCGGCGTGGTCATGCGCTTCAACCGGAATGCCCAACAGCAGCACAGAGGGCTGCAAGTCATCGTCGAGCGCATCAAACAGGCTTACCGCAATGGCGTGCGCCGCCTGCTGGAAGCGCGTTTGGTAAGGCCAGATTACCTGTTCAGTCACCAGAAAAGGCAACGTAGGCGCTACGGGTGGCGCAGAGAGCAGGGGCAGCGGAGTAAGCATAGCTGGAAAGGGAAAGGCGGAAAGAAAGGAGGTGCGCAGCAACAGATCGGGGAGAGGCGGCAACAGGCCTCACAAAAGCAGACCCTCTAAAGAGGCAGACGGATGAGCGGCGGTTGCACTTTAAAAATTCTTCCGCGCTGCCAAAAATTACAGCTGAAAAACCACTGGTAGAACCATCTTCTGCCGCATTGGTTGTCCCTGATAATGAGCAGGTTGCCATTTGGGTGCTGCTTTGAGCAAGCGAATGGCTTCTTCGTCGCAGCCCGAACCCAGGCGCTTGGTAGGTTTTATGTCGGTGAGCGTGCCGTCTTTCTGCACGATGAACTCCATCATCACGCGGCCTTCTACCTTGCGTTGGCGGGCCAAGGCTGGGTAGCGCTGGTTTTTCTGAATCCACTCAAAAAAAGCGTCGGTGCCGCCCACGGGCCGGGCAGGCTGGTCGGGCTTTACGGTCTGGGGTTGGTCGGGGGTGCCACCGGCAGTTGCCGGGGCACTGGCGGCGTCGGCCGCGCCCGCCGGAATGGCGAAGGTGACGGGCACCGTCACGCGTTGGCGCACGTTGGCGTTGCGGTGCTGAGCGGGCTTCCATTTCGGGCCACCTTTAATCAGGCGAATGGCTTCGGCGTCCAGCTCCGGGGCCAACGGCTTGTCGACGGTAACGTTGGAGATCACGCCGGTTTTCTCCACCACAAACGTGACGGGCACCGTGCCCTGTACGCCTTTTTGCAAAGCAGCAGTCGGATATTGCTGATGCTCAGCCAGATACTGGGCATAGGCCTCGACGCCGCCCAAGGGCACGGCGGGCTTCTCTACGGCATCAAAAATCTCATCGGCCTGGGGCTTGGGGTATTTCAATTTTTGTTGGGCCTGAGCGGTAGTCAGGCCGGCGGCGCTAAGGGCGAGGAACAAGGCCAGTCGGCGGGCAGTAGAACGCATACGAAACAAGATAGAGAGGGAGAGCGGGAGTCAGAAACAGCAAGCTGCCTAGGCACAACAACCGCACCAGCGGACGCGCAAGTTCAGTAGCGGCACGATGCGTCCGAATTGGGTAGATTTGGCACTATGGCAACTGACGAAACGGCAACCCACTTTCATTCTTCCCGCGCTCCCGAACCGGTGGGGCTGTATCCGCACGCCCGGCGCGTGGGCAATCTGTTGTTCTTGTCGGGGGTGGGGCCGCGCCAACGGGGCCAGAAACAAGTGCCCGGCGTAGCGCTGAACGCCGATGGCAGCATCCAAAGCTATAACTTCGAGCAGCAGTGCCACGCCGTGTTTCAGAATGTGCGCTACATTCTGGAAGAAGCAGGCGCCCGTTGGGAAGATCTGGTGGATGTGACTGTCTTTCTGACGAATATGAAAGACGACTTTCCCACGTACAATCGGCTCTACGCCGAGTATTTCCAACGCAATCAGCCGTGCCGCACCACCGTGGAGGTCAACTGCCTGCCCACGCCCATTGCCATCGAGCTAAAGTGCATTGCGGCGCTAAGCGCCTAGGCGAGAGCTTGGGTGCGGGCCGCAGCGGCTGCAGCGTTATATCTTTGACGGAAACCTGCTGTTATTGTCTGTGCCCAACGCTACCGCTTTTCGTCCGCTCAGCATCGCCCCCGCTGAAATCTTTGCTGAAAATCTGGCTGCCCATTCGACCCAGGAAAAGCAGTACGCCGCTCGGCATCAGGCTGTGGCCTGGCTACGCATCGTGGTGTTTGGCGTCACGATTGCCGGCGGGTACGGGCTCTTCAGCCGCGGGCATTACGAGCTGGGCTTTGGCTTGCTTTTCTTGGCGTACCTAGCTTTTCTGCTGCTGGTGCGCTGGCACAGCAAAGTAGGCTACCTGCGCGAGCATTACCGCCTCCTGGCCCAGCTCAACCGCGACGAGCTGGCCCGCCTGGAAGGTAAGCTCACCCAATTCGACGCCGGCACTCGCTACCTCACCGTCGAGCACCCATACGCTGCCGACCTCGACGTGTTTGGGTCGCATTCGCTGTACCAGTTGCTCAACCGCGCTACCTCGCGCCTGGGCCACGATTGGCTGGCGGGCTGGCTGCTGGCTGCTACACCGCCCGCGGGTATCGTGGAGCGGCAGGCTGCTGTCGCTGAGCTGGCCCCCGACTTGGCGTGGCAACAAGAATGGCAGACCCGCGCCCGTCACTTTCCCAAGCAAGATGCCGACCCGCGCTACTTCACGGCTTGGCTCCAGCAACCCGATTTTTTCAGTGGCAAAGGCTGGCTGAAAATCTGTTTGCTCGTGCTGCCGCCTTTGATTGCGGTGAGCCTGGGGCTGTGGTTGCTGGGTTTTTCAGCGTGGCCGGTATTGGTGCCGATTCTGCTGATCAACGCCCTCAACTACACGTTTCGGCAAAGCATTCAGGAATACTCCCAGCACAGCGCGGCCATGCGCGATGCCCTGCGCGCCTACCACGACCAATTGGCGCTGTTCGAAGCCCGCACGTGGCAATCGTCATTGCTGCTGCGCCTGCATCGCACGCTGCACGCTGCCGCTGGCTCGTCGGCTTCGGTGCTGATCGGGCAATTGTCGCGCATTGCGGGGCAGTTTTCCTTGCAACACAGTCCGTTGGTGGGAGTTGTAGCTAACAATCTGATATTGTGGGACTTACATTGTATGTGGCGATTGGAGCGCTGGAAAAGCCGTTTGCAGGGCCGCCTCGACGTGATGCTGGAAGTAGGGGCCGAGGTAGAAGCCTTGGTTAGTCTGGCTGGCTTTCAGTTTGCCAACCCCGCGTACGTCGTACCCGAAATCAGCACGGCGGCTCTGGAAGTGACGGCCGAAGCGCTGGCTCACCCGTTGATCTTTGCTTCCGAGCGCATCAGCAACGATTTCAGTACGATAGGGTTGGGGCGCACGGCCGTAGTGACGGGCTCCAACATGTCGGGCAAAAGCACTTTCCTGCGCACCGTCGGGCTGAATATGGTATTGGCGCAAGCGGGCGCCGTGGTCAGTGCCCATCGGATGCGGGTGAGCCCGGCGCAGGTGTACACGGCCATGCGCACCCAGGATAATCTGGCCGAAAGCACATCGTCGTTTTATGCCGAGCTCAAGCGCCTGCGCCTCTTGCTCGAACTCACGGCTACGGGTCAACCGGTGTTTTACATGCTCGACGAAATCCTGAAAGGCACCAACTCCCGCGACCGCCACCGTGGTGCCCGCGCCCTCATCCGCCAGCTGCACCAGCGCCCCGCCAGTGGCCTCATCAGCACCCACGACCTGGAGCTGGCCGCCATGGAAACCGAACTGCCCGGTTTCGTGACCAACTTTAGCTTCAACAGCACCATCGAAGGCGACGAAATTCTCTTCGATTATCGCCTTACGCCCGGCGTGTGCCGCAGCTTCAATGCCAGCAAGCTGATGCAGCTCATGGGGATTGTAATTGAGGAAAACTAAGTGCCTCGCCTCGTTGCAACCTTTCGGCGCGCAGGAATCTCTTGAGAACAGTTACGTATTGTTTGTCAAGTAAATACCTCCGCGTATGCTGCGAAAATTACTCTTACCGGCGCTGCTTTTGCTAGCACCGCTTTTGCAAAACTGCGAAACCAGTTCGGACGAAACTGCGCCGGCTTCTGGCGGCGCAATGTATTCGGCCGCGCCATGCCCAAGTTGTGGGGGCACCACTGGTTCGTCGGCGCCCGGCGGCACGGGCTCACCAGCACCAGGCGGCTCGCAGGCGACCGCGGGCGTGCTGACGGCCGGCGAATGGAACGACTTGGCAAACTGGAGTTTCTGGCAAGGCCTCCAGAAGAACACGGAGTGGGAGGGCTACCAGAACAAGTGGGGCCTGTATACGGCGGCGCATTACAGCGTCACGCTCACGGATGAGTCCGGCTTGCCTCTGTCCGACGCGCGCGTGATTGCTAGCACTTCGCCTACCGGAACGCCTTTGTATGAAACGCGCACCAATCAGGAAGGACAAGCCGACTTGTTTCCGGTGTTGTTCCAGAAGGAAGCCGAGCCACCTTGTTTTCTGCGGGTTGAATACCAAAACCAGAGCTTCGATTTGGGCGCGGCCTCGGTCGGGCAAGCGGAAAAGCACCAACTGCCCGTGCAAAGCACTGCGCTGTCGGCCGTGGACCTGATGTTTGTAGTGGATGCTACCGGCTCGATGACCGACGAAATTAATTACCTGAAAGCCGAGCTGCGCGATGTTATTGCGCGGGCACACGCCCAATTGCCTAGCGCTCAGCTCCGCATGAGCAGCGTGTTTTACCGCGATAAGCAGGACGAGTACCTAACGCGGGTGCAACCCTTCAGCAACGACGTGGACGCCCTGCTGAACTTCGTAAATGCGCAACGCGCCGATGGCGGCGGCGACTTCCCCGAAGCTGTGGAAATTGCCTTGCAGGAAGCCCTAAAACAGTCGTGGAGTAGTTCGGCCCGCTGCCGGTTGCTGTTTCTGGTGCTCGATGCGCCGCCACACGACGAGGCCAAGGTGCAAATGCAAGAGCTTATGCAAAAGGCTGCTAAACAAGGTGTTAGAATTATTCCCGTGGTCGCCAGCGGCATCGACCGCAACACCGAATTTCTCATGCGCGCCACAGCGATAGCCACCAACGGCACCTATGTATTCCTGACTAACCACAGCGGCATTGGCGATTCGCACCTCGAGCCGACAATCGGCAGCTACCAGGTAGAATTTCTGAACGACCTGCTTGTGCGTCTGATACTTAAGTACAGCAAATCCTGAGTCCAGTGTTTCCCCTAGTGTGTGCCCGGAGATTGCCGAACGTGGCAATCTCCGGGCTTTTTGATGTTACGGAAAGGCCGCTATCCGCAAATTTTCGGCGCTACCGGCAGCTTCTTGGGCAGGTCAACCGTAGGTAAAGACCTAATACGGTCTTTATGTATGTTCGGAATAATCTTCGCTGGCGGGTCGTCTGGAAATATGCTTGGCGCAACGTCCTGATTTTCACTGCCTATTCTTTGCTGATTTGCCTTGTGTACGGGCCCGTCGGTTTCAGGTCACTCTCGATTCCGTGGCAGCCGGTGGCCACGCTCGGCATCGCGGTTTCGTTTTATGTGGGGTTTAAAAACAACGGTTCTTACGACCGTTTCTGGGAAGGCCGCCAGCTGTGGGGCGGCATCGTCAACTACAGCCGCACGTGGGCGGTGCAGTCGCTGGAATTCATCACTTCCCGCGTGGATGCCCCCGACGTGGAAGCGCCCGCCGCTTCGGCTTCGGAACTGAGCGACCGCCACCGCCGCCTGCTTTACCGCCACATTGCCTGGATAAATGCGCTGCGCCTAAACCTGCGCCGCCAACCCGACCAATGGGATGCTGCCGTTGCGCCGTTTCTGGACCCGGACGAGTCGGAAAAGATGCGCGCCCGGCAAAATCCGCCCGCGCATCTGCTGCGCCAGCAAGCCGCCGAGCTGCGCAAGCTGCGCGAGGAGCGCGGCCTGCTCAACGATTTTCAGCACGTAAACATGATGCAGACCATCGAGCAGCTTTTCAACCTGCAAGGCGGCTGCGAACGCATCAAAAACACGCCGTTTCCGCGGCAATACGCGTTTTTTAGCTTCGTTTTTGTGTGGTTATTTGCCGGGCTGCTGCCGCTGGGCCTTATCGGCGAATTTGAAAAAATGGGCCCCGATCACATCTGGCTGACGGTGCCGTTTTCGGTGTTGGTATCGTGGGTGTTCAACACCATCGAGATTGTGGGCCACACCAGCGAAAACCCGTTTGAAAACGAGATGAACGACATCCCCATGACGGCGCTGTGCCGCAGCATCGAAATTGACCTGCGCGAGATGTTGGGCGAAACGCTACTGCCATCCAAGCTGGAGCCGGTAGACGATATCCTGTATTGATGCTGTAGGCAGCGCTCTTTGGGTTATTTGGGCCTTAGTTGTAAAGGCTAAGAAGCGCATTTCAGCAGGCATTTGTGAAAGTAAATAAGTAGAAATGCGGAGGCGCTTTATCGGTAAATACGGAGTTGCTTGGTTTAACTACACGGGCTTGCTGGGCGTACACGAAGCAGCTACAACTCCGTCATTCTACACCCATCCGCTATGTCCAAAAGCCTCACGCCCAACCAGTCTTCAGGTACCACCCCAACGTCGTGGTTTGCTACCGCACCCAGCCTTCCGGTTTTCGGGGCATTGGAGAAAGATATGTCGGCCGACGTAGTCGTAATCGGGGCCGGTATCGCGGGCCTGACCACAGCTTATTTGCTTGGGCGCGAGGGCAAAAAAGTGATTGTGCTGGAAGATGGGGAGATAGCCAGCGGCGAAAGCGGCCGCACCACGGCCCACCTGTCCAACGCCCTCGACGACCGCTACACCACGCTCGAAGAGCTGTTTGGGAAAGAAGGCGCAAAACTGGCGGCCGAAAGCCACGGCGCAGCCATCGACCAGATCGAAAAGATTGTGCTGGAGGAAAAAATCGACTGTGACTTCACGCGCCTCGACGGCTACTTGTTTTTGCCTCAAAACGGTACCGAGAAAGAGCTGGTCGACGAGCGAGAAGCCGCCCACCGCGCCGGCCTCACCGATGTGCACCTAATGCCCGATGCCGGCGTGATTGGATTTGAAACCGGCCCTTGCTTGGTATTCCCGAACCAGGGCCAATTTCATATCCTCAAGTACCTGAGCGGGTTAGCAGAGGCTATTGGGCGGCAAGGCGGCCAGATTTTTACCTGCACGCACGCCACCGAAGTGCACGGTGGCAGCCCGGCGCGCGTCACGACGGCCAAGGGCCATGAAGTAACGGCCAAAGCCGTTGTGGTGGCCACGAACACACCGTTCAACGACCGCGTTGTCATGCATACCAAGCAGGGGCCTTACCGCACCTATGTGGTCGCGGCGAAGGTGCCGAAAGGCTCGGTTACCAAAGCCCTGTACTGGGACACGGCCGATCCGTATCACTACATCCGGGTGCAGGAAGTGGCGGAGGGCCCGCGCGGCGGCCAAACCGATTACGACCTGCTCATTGTGGGCGGCGAAGACCACAAAACCGGGCAGGAAGACAACCCCGAAGAGCGCCTGCGGTGCCTGGAAGAATGGGCGCGCGCGCATTTTAAGGCCATCAAAAGCATTGAGTACCGCTGGTCGGGGCAGGTGATGGAACCCGTTGACGGTCTGGCGTATGCGGGCCGCAACCCCCTAGACGATGACAACGTGTATATCGTCACCGGCGACTCGGGCCACGGCATGACGCACGGTACTTTGGGGCCCATGATCATCACCGATCTCATCCAGGGGCGGTCCAATCCGTGGGCGAAGCTCTATGATCCGGGCCGGGTCACGGTAAAGCCCGAATCGGCCAAGGAATTCATCCGTGAAAACCTCAACGTGGCCAGCGAATACACCGATTTGCTTACCAGCGGCGATGTGTCGAAGGAAGAGGAAATCGAGCCGGGTACCGGTGCGGTACTGCGGCGCGGCATCACGAAAGTAGCCGTGTACCGCGACGAAAAGGGCGCTACCCACGAGTGCTCCGCCATTTGTCCGCACTTGGGCTGCGTGGTGCATTGGAACAAGCTGGAAACCAGCTGGGACTGCCCTTGCCACGGCTCGCGCTTCGATGCTTTCGGCAAGCTGCTCAATGGGCCGGCTAACTCAGATTTAGCGCCTGTTAAGTAAATATTTGATTATCAAGTATTTAACAAAATAGCTTTGTTTCTGGCTAATCCACCCACTTTCCTCTGCTGAGGATATTTGTATGCCAACCAAAAAGAAAAGTGCCGATCCCCTCACCAACACGCACTGTCCGCAGCCCAAGGGCACGCTGATTGCCATTGGCGGACACGAAGAAAAAGAACGCACCCAACAAGACGACGGCAAGAGCCAGACCGACGAAATGGCGAACGACGCCATTCTGCGCCGCTTCGTCGACGAGCTGCGAAAAAAGGATCTGGTGGTCGTCATTCCTACGGCTTCCAGCGAACCGGAAGAAGCAGCCCAAGACTACGTGAACGTATTCACCGACCTGGGCGTGAAGCGCGTAGAAGTGCTTAACATCAAGACGCGCAACGAAGCCGAAAGCATGGAATGCATCGGCCTGATCAAGGAAGCCGACGGCTTTATGTTTACGGGCGGCGACCAGCTGCGGCTAACGGCGCTGCTGGGCGGCACAGCCATGCTGATGTGCCTGAAGCAGCGCTACGCCAACGAGCGCATCGTGATTGCGGGCACCAGCGCCGGTGCCACGGCCATGTCGACGCCGATGGTGTACCAAGGCCGCGACGATGCCGGCATTCGGAAAGGCGAAATTCACATCACCACGGGTTTGCAGTTTATGCACGACGTGGCCATCGATACGCATTTTGTGGCCCGCGGCCGCATCGTGCGCATGGCCCAGATCATTTCTACCAATCCCGGCTGTTTGGGCCTGGGGCTGGAAGAAGATACCGGCGTCGTCGTGACGGAAGGGCGCGAGCTGGAAGTCATTGGCAGCGGCATCGTTGTCATCGTCGATGGCACGCACAGCACCTACACCAACATCCACGAAATCGCGCCGGAAACTCCCTTCACCATCCGCGATCTGCGGGTGCACCTGCTCAGTTGCGGCGAGCGCTACACGCTTCCCATTCAGGAGCAGCTATACCTGTAGCGCCACCGTTCTCTTCTGCCCAGTGCTTCAAGCCTCAGCCCGCAAGTGCTGGGGTTTCTTTTTGGGTGGGGTTTTTGCCAGCACCTTGCCCGGCTGGTAGCGCCAAAATGCCTTACTTAAAGCAACTATTCCGGGCCGAACAGCTCAGCCGGTACAGCGTATAGCTGAAACAAAGTTGGCGCCGATGCCCGGCGCTTTTCTACCGTTAAACACTCCATTTTGTCAATCCGAACTTTTGAGTATCCGAACGCGGAGATGAAAGAGCAGACGCGAAAAATCCAGTATTTCCTCTTTAGTCAGGACTTTTCGGATGGTTTGCGCATCACACTTTCGGTCCTGATTCCGGCGCTGCTGTTCGCGCAGTTCGGCCAGCTCGAAACCGGCCTTACTCTTTCCGAAGGCGCTCTGTGCGTGAGCATTATCGATACGCCAGGCCCGGTGCTGCACAAGCGCAACGGGATGCTGCTGGGCAACCTCTGCATTTTTGTGGTGGCCGTGCTCACGGGCTTTGCGCGCCTCCACGTCGTCACGATGGGGCTGGAGGTGCTGGCGCTTAGCTTCTTGTTTACGATGGTGCAGGTCTACGGCAACCGGGCCTCGGCCCTAGGCTCGGCGGTACTGCTAATCATGATTCTGACGATGGACAAGCCGCTGGAAGCGCCCAAGGTGCTAACGCATGCCTTACTGGTGCTGGCTGGCGGCGTGTGGTACATGCTGCTGGCCTTGGCGTTTTTCGAAGTGCGGCCCTACCGACCGGCCCAACAGGCGCTGGGCGAGTGCATTCATGCCATTGCCCAGTTTATGAAAGTCAAGGCGGCGTTTTACCGCAGCGATACCGATCTGGAGGAAGACTACCGGCGGTTGGTGGCTCAGCAAGTTATCGTAAACGAAAAGCAGGACGCCGTGCGCGAAGTGCTGTTTAAGAGCCGGCAGGTAATAAAAGAATCGACGAATACCAGCCGCCGGCTGGTGCTCACGTTTGTGGACGTGGTGGATCTGTACGAGCACATTACGGCCACCTACTACGATTATGCCGCCCTGCGTGAACGCTTCGGCCGGTCGGGCGTGCTCGACGATGTGGCCGAGCTTATTCAGGTGATGGCCAACGAGTTGGATCACATCGGCGTAGCCATCCAGTCCAATCGCCCCTACAAAACCCAGATCAACCTGAGCACCCCGTTGGAGCGGTTCAAGGCTCGTATTGATGCCACAGCTGATGAGGAAGGTAACAACTTGGTGCTCAAGAAGATACTAGTTAATCTGCGCAACCTGACCCAGCGCGTCAATGATATTCTTAACTACTTCAATGCCAAGGAGGTAGCCAAAGAAATCGGCAGCTACGATCTGGAGTATTCGCGGTTTGTGTCGCACCAAGACTACAGCCTGAAGGTGCTAGCCGACAACTTCACGTTCAGCTCGGCCGTGTTTCGGCATTCCATCCGGATGGTGCTGGCCTGCGGCGTGGGGTTTCTGGTGGCCAAGTTGCTCTTTGCCGGCCACCACAGTTACTGGATCG
This window encodes:
- a CDS encoding diadenylate cyclase, producing the protein MLTPLPLLSAPPVAPTLPFLVTEQVIWPYQTRFQQAAHAIAVSLFDALDDDLQPSVLLLGIPVEAHDHAEPPAVCLEPADCGLDFSHFGNVLARGKELQRLQLWTPTWDRDQIPEEVLHRRLHSLGLRLAVQEVLDTLDAPKGKILSFAGWPIQVGSYYVVTVLRLYRKVLKAHNSLQPNRYYTNGKPLASSLLVAAAARFHEECMKSLTEPEPGSGLMLRPRETDELIRAAGKLFMDTPAQALGMDPATAKLFATCNTISSLRYEGAEGVGKLILARRRHPNLEEVFALTCPTPLTDYRAVRKLLEMTTADVSLLADGENVYALGRQIGSYDPAREDLFVVNFINHYAWEFQHDSKVLMRAVYGLPSLSRARLNRTKFRKDLRTTFNLTDPAKVERLWDVMVEASRQPHGTLVVVTTEALAEADRLKLQCTLIEPVPLTPLITRLVTSIDGAVLVDPESYCYSIGVILDGKASGRGTSTRGARYNSAIRYVESSPYPCMAIVVSEDGLVDVITKESLEGGD
- a CDS encoding energy transducer TonB; the protein is MRSTARRLALFLALSAAGLTTAQAQQKLKYPKPQADEIFDAVEKPAVPLGGVEAYAQYLAEHQQYPTAALQKGVQGTVPVTFVVEKTGVISNVTVDKPLAPELDAEAIRLIKGGPKWKPAQHRNANVRQRVTVPVTFAIPAGAADAASAPATAGGTPDQPQTVKPDQPARPVGGTDAFFEWIQKNQRYPALARQRKVEGRVMMEFIVQKDGTLTDIKPTKRLGSGCDEEAIRLLKAAPKWQPAHYQGQPMRQKMVLPVVFQL
- a CDS encoding RidA family protein, with amino-acid sequence MATDETATHFHSSRAPEPVGLYPHARRVGNLLFLSGVGPRQRGQKQVPGVALNADGSIQSYNFEQQCHAVFQNVRYILEEAGARWEDLVDVTVFLTNMKDDFPTYNRLYAEYFQRNQPCRTTVEVNCLPTPIAIELKCIAALSA
- a CDS encoding MutS-related protein gives rise to the protein MPNATAFRPLSIAPAEIFAENLAAHSTQEKQYAARHQAVAWLRIVVFGVTIAGGYGLFSRGHYELGFGLLFLAYLAFLLLVRWHSKVGYLREHYRLLAQLNRDELARLEGKLTQFDAGTRYLTVEHPYAADLDVFGSHSLYQLLNRATSRLGHDWLAGWLLAATPPAGIVERQAAVAELAPDLAWQQEWQTRARHFPKQDADPRYFTAWLQQPDFFSGKGWLKICLLVLPPLIAVSLGLWLLGFSAWPVLVPILLINALNYTFRQSIQEYSQHSAAMRDALRAYHDQLALFEARTWQSSLLLRLHRTLHAAAGSSASVLIGQLSRIAGQFSLQHSPLVGVVANNLILWDLHCMWRLERWKSRLQGRLDVMLEVGAEVEALVSLAGFQFANPAYVVPEISTAALEVTAEALAHPLIFASERISNDFSTIGLGRTAVVTGSNMSGKSTFLRTVGLNMVLAQAGAVVSAHRMRVSPAQVYTAMRTQDNLAESTSSFYAELKRLRLLLELTATGQPVFYMLDEILKGTNSRDRHRGARALIRQLHQRPASGLISTHDLELAAMETELPGFVTNFSFNSTIEGDEILFDYRLTPGVCRSFNASKLMQLMGIVIEEN
- a CDS encoding VWA domain-containing protein; translation: MLRKLLLPALLLLAPLLQNCETSSDETAPASGGAMYSAAPCPSCGGTTGSSAPGGTGSPAPGGSQATAGVLTAGEWNDLANWSFWQGLQKNTEWEGYQNKWGLYTAAHYSVTLTDESGLPLSDARVIASTSPTGTPLYETRTNQEGQADLFPVLFQKEAEPPCFLRVEYQNQSFDLGAASVGQAEKHQLPVQSTALSAVDLMFVVDATGSMTDEINYLKAELRDVIARAHAQLPSAQLRMSSVFYRDKQDEYLTRVQPFSNDVDALLNFVNAQRADGGGDFPEAVEIALQEALKQSWSSSARCRLLFLVLDAPPHDEAKVQMQELMQKAAKQGVRIIPVVASGIDRNTEFLMRATAIATNGTYVFLTNHSGIGDSHLEPTIGSYQVEFLNDLLVRLILKYSKS
- a CDS encoding bestrophin family protein codes for the protein MYVRNNLRWRVVWKYAWRNVLIFTAYSLLICLVYGPVGFRSLSIPWQPVATLGIAVSFYVGFKNNGSYDRFWEGRQLWGGIVNYSRTWAVQSLEFITSRVDAPDVEAPAASASELSDRHRRLLYRHIAWINALRLNLRRQPDQWDAAVAPFLDPDESEKMRARQNPPAHLLRQQAAELRKLREERGLLNDFQHVNMMQTIEQLFNLQGGCERIKNTPFPRQYAFFSFVFVWLFAGLLPLGLIGEFEKMGPDHIWLTVPFSVLVSWVFNTIEIVGHTSENPFENEMNDIPMTALCRSIEIDLREMLGETLLPSKLEPVDDILY
- a CDS encoding FAD-dependent oxidoreductase; translation: MSKSLTPNQSSGTTPTSWFATAPSLPVFGALEKDMSADVVVIGAGIAGLTTAYLLGREGKKVIVLEDGEIASGESGRTTAHLSNALDDRYTTLEELFGKEGAKLAAESHGAAIDQIEKIVLEEKIDCDFTRLDGYLFLPQNGTEKELVDEREAAHRAGLTDVHLMPDAGVIGFETGPCLVFPNQGQFHILKYLSGLAEAIGRQGGQIFTCTHATEVHGGSPARVTTAKGHEVTAKAVVVATNTPFNDRVVMHTKQGPYRTYVVAAKVPKGSVTKALYWDTADPYHYIRVQEVAEGPRGGQTDYDLLIVGGEDHKTGQEDNPEERLRCLEEWARAHFKAIKSIEYRWSGQVMEPVDGLAYAGRNPLDDDNVYIVTGDSGHGMTHGTLGPMIITDLIQGRSNPWAKLYDPGRVTVKPESAKEFIRENLNVASEYTDLLTSGDVSKEEEIEPGTGAVLRRGITKVAVYRDEKGATHECSAICPHLGCVVHWNKLETSWDCPCHGSRFDAFGKLLNGPANSDLAPVK
- a CDS encoding cyanophycinase yields the protein MPTKKKSADPLTNTHCPQPKGTLIAIGGHEEKERTQQDDGKSQTDEMANDAILRRFVDELRKKDLVVVIPTASSEPEEAAQDYVNVFTDLGVKRVEVLNIKTRNEAESMECIGLIKEADGFMFTGGDQLRLTALLGGTAMLMCLKQRYANERIVIAGTSAGATAMSTPMVYQGRDDAGIRKGEIHITTGLQFMHDVAIDTHFVARGRIVRMAQIISTNPGCLGLGLEEDTGVVVTEGRELEVIGSGIVVIVDGTHSTYTNIHEIAPETPFTIRDLRVHLLSCGERYTLPIQEQLYL
- a CDS encoding FUSC family membrane protein, which gives rise to MSIRTFEYPNAEMKEQTRKIQYFLFSQDFSDGLRITLSVLIPALLFAQFGQLETGLTLSEGALCVSIIDTPGPVLHKRNGMLLGNLCIFVVAVLTGFARLHVVTMGLEVLALSFLFTMVQVYGNRASALGSAVLLIMILTMDKPLEAPKVLTHALLVLAGGVWYMLLALAFFEVRPYRPAQQALGECIHAIAQFMKVKAAFYRSDTDLEEDYRRLVAQQVIVNEKQDAVREVLFKSRQVIKESTNTSRRLVLTFVDVVDLYEHITATYYDYAALRERFGRSGVLDDVAELIQVMANELDHIGVAIQSNRPYKTQINLSTPLERFKARIDATADEEGNNLVLKKILVNLRNLTQRVNDILNYFNAKEVAKEIGSYDLEYSRFVSHQDYSLKVLADNFTFSSAVFRHSIRMVLACGVGFLVAKLLFAGHHSYWIVMTVAYMLKPAFSFTKQRNYERVVGTLGGGAIAIFFLVLVHDKTAQFIVLLFFMVMAYSFQRKNYIVYVTFMTPFILILFSFLGVGYLTIAEERVKDTVIGCVIAFAAGYLLFPKWESEHLTDFMRDVIRANVKYLQKLAETLAGKSIHITDYKLARKEVYVSSANLAAAFQRMLSEPKSKQRNSKEVHQFVVLNHILSSNIATITSTMMAKNAPSAYPTEDLRAVRRSLKSLNNSLKKLDPQYAEPAAEAAAPASEARQKTEPSADDRLLMEQLEFIQKVSSDIGKVTEAVVA